In one Thermodesulfobacteriota bacterium genomic region, the following are encoded:
- the lolA gene encoding outer membrane lipoprotein chaperone LolA: MANGRYMGIYRFILLFGVILTLSLSFPNPTLGIPLEEIVAKVQGVYQRTKDFKAEFIQESTLKTLNKTQVAKGKIYFKNPGKLRWDYYHPDKQEVVTDGKTLWMYMPQDRQVMISELSKVYRSNTSTFFLSGMGNLKRDFDVQLVQPTLNNGEKGYLLRLVPKEPQSNLNELFLLVDRVTFQVMGTYFNDFYGNLIRIKFKNPVVNLGLSDSIFVFTIPKGVEVIESPQMLQNQ, encoded by the coding sequence ATGGCTAATGGGAGATATATGGGAATCTATCGATTTATACTCCTTTTTGGAGTGATATTAACGCTTTCGCTTTCTTTCCCCAACCCGACGTTGGGTATTCCTCTGGAAGAAATAGTTGCTAAGGTTCAAGGGGTTTATCAGAGAACAAAGGACTTTAAAGCCGAGTTCATTCAGGAGTCTACCCTGAAAACCCTTAATAAGACTCAAGTGGCAAAGGGGAAAATATACTTTAAGAATCCAGGCAAACTGCGTTGGGATTATTATCATCCTGATAAACAGGAGGTTGTTACAGACGGGAAGACCCTCTGGATGTATATGCCCCAGGATAGACAGGTGATGATAAGTGAGCTGTCAAAGGTGTATCGTTCAAATACCTCTACCTTTTTCCTGTCTGGAATGGGGAACCTCAAGAGAGATTTTGATGTCCAGTTGGTTCAGCCGACTCTCAACAACGGAGAGAAGGGCTATCTGTTGAGGCTCGTCCCTAAAGAACCTCAGTCGAATCTTAACGAGCTGTTTCTTTTGGTAGACAGAGTTACCTTTCAGGTAATGGGGACCTATTTTAACGATTTCTATGGAAACCTTATTCGAATTAAATTCAAAAATCCCGTTGTAAACCTAGGATTGTCAGATTCAATATTCGTCTTCACTATTCCTAAGGGTGTTGAGGTTATTGAATCTCCGCAGATGCTTCAGAATCAATAA
- a CDS encoding DNA translocase FtsK 4TM domain-containing protein gives MNKIVSFISKNRIIREVFGLIIFAVTVFITSSLISYDPADPSFNNYAPNLTKVNNLWGVVGAYLSDGLLQVFGLASYLFSIILFVVSFRLFVRKEVKFNLYKLISFVFLLLSTTGILSMGFTQINFFDQPIIAGGVLGGVLVSELIRYFNKMGAYTLLILVFISSLMISANMSFVWLVNKITGLLANMLERFKSDSIIYRGRLKRARGKSSTVEKKNMPWGSKTPVIIDSSWKDQETTPIQKEFDLTKAKGNYQLPSLSLLEDQEQKTAKVDRESLIMNSKILEKKLSDFAVEGRVTEVSPGPVITMYEYEPAPGIKINRIANLSDDLALALSAISVRIVAPIPGKSVVGIEIPNSVREAVFFKDIVSQDTYQKATSKLTIVLGKDIFGNPVVTDLAKMPHLLIAGATGTGKSISVNSMICSLLYKATPEEVKMIMIDPKRLELSAYDGIPHLLNPVVTEPKQAATVLKWLVEEMERRYRLLAEKGVRNIDRYNQKLESESIATTRIVVDLKKGSSLNEEPESKERHKRLPYIAVIIDELADLMMISSKEVEESIARLAQMARAAGIHMIVATQRPSVDVLTGIIKVNFPARISFQVSSKIDSRTILDANGAEHLLGSGDMLFLLPGTSKLQRIHGAYLSEGEIKRVVAFIKGQSHPDYNQCILEPRGDVYSRTDDEYDEKYDEAVELVANARQASISMIQRHLRIGYNRAARIIERMEEEGVIGPSDGVKPREVLIRKL, from the coding sequence ATGAATAAGATAGTATCTTTCATCTCTAAAAACAGAATAATAAGGGAAGTCTTTGGATTAATAATCTTTGCCGTAACTGTTTTCATCACTTCCAGCCTGATATCTTATGATCCAGCAGACCCATCATTTAATAACTATGCCCCTAACTTAACTAAGGTTAATAACCTGTGGGGGGTTGTTGGGGCTTATTTATCTGATGGTCTTTTACAGGTTTTTGGTTTAGCTTCTTATCTCTTTTCGATTATTCTGTTTGTCGTTTCTTTCCGGTTGTTTGTCAGGAAAGAGGTCAAATTCAATTTATACAAGTTGATAAGTTTTGTTTTCTTGCTATTATCAACAACCGGAATTTTAAGCATGGGATTTACTCAGATAAATTTTTTTGACCAGCCAATCATTGCGGGAGGAGTTTTAGGCGGAGTTTTGGTCAGTGAGTTAATAAGATACTTTAATAAAATGGGGGCTTATACGCTACTCATTTTAGTTTTTATATCCTCTTTAATGATTAGCGCAAACATGTCTTTTGTATGGCTTGTAAATAAAATCACAGGGTTATTAGCGAATATGTTGGAGCGTTTTAAAAGTGATTCTATCATATACAGAGGTAGACTCAAACGTGCCAGGGGAAAATCATCGACCGTAGAAAAAAAGAATATGCCCTGGGGGTCTAAAACCCCTGTCATTATTGATTCCTCATGGAAGGATCAAGAAACGACCCCGATACAGAAAGAATTTGACTTAACGAAGGCAAAAGGTAATTATCAATTACCCTCCCTATCGCTTTTAGAAGACCAGGAACAAAAGACTGCCAAGGTAGATAGAGAGAGCTTAATAATGAATTCCAAGATTCTTGAGAAAAAACTTTCCGATTTCGCGGTAGAAGGAAGGGTTACAGAAGTCAGCCCTGGACCTGTGATAACCATGTATGAATATGAGCCTGCACCGGGGATTAAGATCAATCGAATAGCAAATCTGTCTGATGACTTGGCACTGGCACTCAGTGCTATCAGTGTTCGGATAGTAGCTCCTATCCCTGGCAAGTCTGTTGTAGGGATAGAGATACCAAATTCTGTAAGAGAGGCGGTTTTTTTTAAGGATATAGTTAGTCAGGACACTTACCAGAAAGCTACTTCAAAGCTTACTATAGTTTTGGGGAAGGATATATTCGGAAACCCCGTGGTCACAGATCTTGCAAAGATGCCACATTTGTTGATAGCCGGGGCAACAGGAACAGGTAAGAGTATATCTGTAAATTCAATGATATGTAGTCTTTTGTATAAGGCCACCCCGGAAGAAGTAAAGATGATAATGATAGATCCCAAAAGGCTGGAACTGTCAGCCTACGATGGGATTCCACATCTTTTAAACCCGGTAGTAACCGAGCCCAAACAAGCTGCTACAGTATTGAAATGGTTAGTTGAGGAAATGGAGCGCAGGTATCGGCTGCTGGCAGAAAAAGGGGTCAGAAATATAGACCGTTATAACCAGAAGCTGGAGAGTGAATCAATAGCCACCACCCGGATAGTTGTAGACCTGAAGAAGGGTTCTTCATTAAATGAAGAACCTGAATCCAAAGAGCGACATAAAAGGTTACCTTATATTGCGGTGATTATAGATGAATTAGCGGACCTGATGATGATTTCATCAAAGGAAGTGGAGGAATCCATAGCCAGGTTAGCTCAGATGGCAAGGGCAGCTGGGATTCATATGATTGTTGCCACACAGCGCCCTTCTGTAGATGTATTAACCGGTATAATTAAAGTGAATTTTCCTGCCAGAATTTCTTTCCAGGTGTCGTCCAAAATAGATTCACGTACTATTCTTGATGCAAACGGTGCAGAACACCTGCTAGGGTCAGGGGATATGCTTTTCCTGTTACCGGGCACCTCAAAGCTCCAGCGAATTCATGGGGCATATCTTTCTGAGGGAGAGATTAAAAGAGTGGTTGCTTTTATTAAAGGGCAAAGTCACCCAGATTATAACCAATGTATACTTGAGCCTAGAGGAGATGTCTATTCCAGAACAGATGATGAATATGACGAGAAGTATGATGAAGCCGTTGAGTTGGTTGCCAATGCAAGACAGGCTTCAATTTCAATGATACAGAGACATCTGAGAATAGGTTATAACAGGGCAGCCAGAATAATTGAGAGGATGGAAGAGGAGGGGGTAATTGGACCATCAGATGGGGTTAAACCAAGGGAGGTTTTGATAAGAAAGCTTTGA
- the uppP gene encoding undecaprenyl-diphosphatase UppP: MTVLQAIALGILQGLTEFLPVSSSGHLVIAQHYLKGFNQPGVLFDVLLHMGTLFAVLMYYWRDIIGILRSFITKVDAPGSRKNVDCNSYDSQRKLGLLIIVGTIPTAILGFFFKDYVVILFSSVKLTACMLIVTGILLAIADRVKERKRKVSSLTFKDSVFIGFVQGLSITPGISRSGSTIATGLFRKIDGKDAAKFSFLLSIPAVLGAIVLEIPQASHIQAGEIPAYLLGTLSAMLTGILAIKFLIRTLKQEKLRYFAYYCWLLGSVVIAFG, encoded by the coding sequence ATGACTGTTCTTCAAGCGATTGCCCTTGGTATCCTTCAGGGTTTAACAGAATTTTTGCCTGTTAGCAGCTCAGGCCATTTGGTTATAGCGCAGCATTATTTAAAGGGGTTTAATCAGCCAGGGGTTCTATTCGATGTTTTGTTGCATATGGGAACATTATTTGCTGTTTTAATGTATTATTGGAGGGATATTATCGGTATTCTGAGGTCATTTATCACTAAGGTGGATGCGCCAGGGAGCCGTAAAAATGTTGATTGTAACTCATATGACTCACAGCGGAAACTGGGATTATTGATTATTGTCGGAACCATACCCACTGCAATTTTAGGGTTTTTCTTTAAGGATTACGTTGTGATATTGTTCTCTTCCGTAAAGTTAACTGCCTGCATGCTGATTGTAACTGGTATTCTTCTGGCCATTGCTGACCGTGTCAAAGAAAGAAAGCGGAAAGTAAGCTCTTTAACTTTTAAAGATTCTGTATTTATTGGTTTTGTTCAGGGACTCTCCATTACGCCTGGTATATCCAGATCAGGTTCTACAATAGCTACCGGCTTATTCAGAAAGATCGATGGAAAAGATGCTGCAAAATTTTCTTTTTTACTGTCCATTCCTGCAGTACTTGGTGCAATCGTACTGGAGATTCCACAGGCATCTCATATCCAGGCTGGTGAAATTCCAGCCTATCTTTTGGGCACCCTGAGTGCTATGCTAACAGGTATTCTTGCCATAAAATTCTTGATCAGAACCCTAAAGCAAGAGAAGCTGAGATACTTTGCTTATTACTGCTGGCTTCTTGGATCAGTAGTTATAGCCTTTGGTTAA
- a CDS encoding lysophospholipid acyltransferase family protein translates to MLRTVYFWTVITLSTIIALFVIALSLPFDKEGRAIRFYANIWGRLNLYTSGVKLQVSGLENIIKDKPQIFMANHQSIYDILALITLPLHFTWIAKKELFRIPFLGWAMVLAGCVSIDKFNPRNTLGGMDYVHAKIQKGASIMIFPEGTRSYDGMLQPFKKGGFTLAMRAKIPIVPITLTGTGKVMQRGTRKVRPGNIKIIIDKPIETLNLGLKDRGNLIYRVHEVISRNLS, encoded by the coding sequence TTGCTCAGGACAGTCTATTTTTGGACCGTGATTACTCTTTCTACTATAATAGCTCTATTCGTAATTGCTTTAAGCCTCCCCTTTGATAAGGAGGGCAGGGCAATCAGGTTTTATGCTAATATATGGGGCAGATTGAATCTCTATACCAGTGGTGTGAAACTTCAGGTAAGTGGACTTGAGAATATCATTAAGGATAAACCCCAGATATTTATGGCAAATCACCAGAGCATTTATGATATTCTTGCATTAATTACGCTGCCTCTTCATTTTACATGGATAGCAAAGAAAGAGTTATTCAGGATTCCCTTCTTGGGGTGGGCAATGGTCTTAGCAGGCTGTGTAAGCATTGATAAATTTAATCCCCGTAATACCCTGGGTGGTATGGACTATGTCCATGCCAAGATACAAAAGGGGGCTTCGATTATGATCTTTCCTGAGGGAACAAGGAGTTATGATGGGATGCTCCAACCTTTCAAAAAAGGAGGGTTTACTCTGGCTATGAGGGCTAAAATTCCCATAGTCCCGATTACACTGACAGGTACTGGAAAGGTTATGCAAAGGGGTACCAGGAAGGTTCGTCCTGGAAATATTAAGATTATAATTGATAAACCTATAGAGACCCTTAATTTAGGATTAAAGGACAGGGGAAACCTTATTTATAGAGTACATGAAGTAATCAGCAGGAATCTTTCCTAA
- the ispF gene encoding 2-C-methyl-D-erythritol 2,4-cyclodiphosphate synthase: MKVGFGYDVHQLVEGRKLILGGVEIPYKEGLLGHSDGDVLLHAICDALLGAIGAGDLGKHFPESDLKFKGISSLELLRVVKILKEERRFRTNNIDCTVVAQNPKLAEYIPRMEENIAEALEIDARKVNVKATTTEGLGFTGRGEGIAAYAVVSVISVEF, from the coding sequence ATGAAAGTAGGCTTTGGTTATGATGTTCATCAATTGGTAGAGGGCAGGAAGCTTATATTGGGTGGTGTAGAGATACCTTATAAAGAAGGGTTACTGGGACATTCTGATGGCGATGTTCTCCTTCATGCTATTTGTGATGCCTTACTTGGAGCTATCGGAGCAGGGGACCTGGGTAAGCATTTTCCTGAGAGTGATCTGAAATTTAAGGGTATATCCAGTTTAGAGTTACTGCGTGTGGTAAAAATTTTAAAAGAAGAGAGAAGGTTCAGGACAAACAACATTGATTGCACCGTAGTGGCCCAGAATCCCAAGTTGGCTGAATACATACCCAGGATGGAGGAAAACATTGCCGAGGCATTAGAGATTGATGCCAGGAAAGTTAATGTAAAGGCTACCACAACAGAGGGATTGGGTTTTACTGGCAGGGGGGAGGGGATAGCTGCCTATGCAGTGGTCTCGGTGATATCTGTTGAGTTTTAG
- the ispD gene encoding 2-C-methyl-D-erythritol 4-phosphate cytidylyltransferase: MRVIAVIPAAGVGKRMGKGINKPFLHIGNKPILAQTLLRFEYSTNVSEVYVVVSKKEEIRCREDIVKKYNLKKVTKIVIGGVERHDSVRNGLNAIESKCDIVMIHDGIRPFITTQLIDECISKTLQYNAAVVAIPIKETVKAISPDGEIIETLDRNKLWLAQTPQTFKYDIIKRAYENASQNNICGTDDSSLVELLGVKVKIIVGSYENIKITTPEDLIIAEALLKN; encoded by the coding sequence ATGAGGGTTATTGCCGTTATCCCCGCTGCTGGTGTGGGGAAAAGAATGGGTAAAGGTATTAATAAGCCATTTCTTCACATAGGCAATAAACCAATCTTAGCTCAAACCCTTTTAAGGTTTGAATATTCAACAAATGTCAGTGAAGTTTATGTTGTTGTTTCCAAAAAAGAGGAAATACGTTGCAGAGAAGATATAGTAAAAAAATATAATTTGAAAAAAGTTACCAAGATAGTTATAGGTGGTGTTGAAAGACACGATTCTGTTAGGAACGGTCTGAATGCAATCGAATCTAAGTGCGATATAGTGATGATACACGATGGCATTCGCCCCTTTATTACCACTCAACTCATAGATGAATGCATATCAAAGACCCTCCAATATAATGCAGCTGTAGTTGCTATTCCAATAAAAGAAACGGTTAAAGCCATTTCTCCTGATGGAGAAATAATAGAAACATTGGATAGAAATAAGCTCTGGCTTGCCCAGACTCCTCAGACATTTAAGTATGATATTATAAAGAGGGCTTACGAAAATGCCTCTCAAAATAATATTTGCGGAACTGATGATTCATCCTTGGTAGAGCTTTTAGGGGTAAAGGTTAAAATCATAGTGGGTTCTTATGAGAACATCAAAATTACAACACCGGAGGATTTGATTATAGCTGAGGCCCTTCTTAAAAATTGA
- a CDS encoding PIN domain-containing protein, with protein sequence MDFLRSRQLSKFIGREVTLNMGTTVLRIFLILFCSAVGYYAAYELLNSVYPALWGAILGSIISAVILILEQRIVRYPLRAIIGGCIGLIAGLIIANLFSYIFLLGLLKGQISGLLVHILTNFIIGYLGLKIGSKKGEEFHLSDLAKLYKRQPLGESPKILDTSVIIDGRIADICETGFIEGTFIIPQFILQELQHIADSSDSIKRTRGRRGLDILNKMQKQVDLDVRIVEHDFPKIKDVDTKLVALAKEMNAKVITNDFNLNKVAELQGISVLNINQLANALKPVVLPGEVMNVRILKEGKESGQGVAYLDDGTMVIVDNAKKHMGKNIEVTVTSVLQTTAGRMIFTELKDEAPAELVHNLGY encoded by the coding sequence ATGGACTTTTTACGAAGCCGTCAATTATCAAAATTCATAGGAAGGGAGGTGACATTGAATATGGGTACTACTGTTTTACGTATTTTTTTGATTTTATTCTGCTCGGCTGTTGGTTACTATGCTGCTTATGAGTTGTTGAATTCTGTTTACCCGGCATTGTGGGGAGCAATATTAGGTTCAATCATTTCAGCCGTAATTCTTATCTTAGAACAACGCATTGTAAGGTATCCTTTGAGGGCTATAATCGGAGGATGCATAGGGTTAATCGCTGGTCTTATTATAGCAAACCTGTTTTCGTATATATTTTTACTTGGGTTACTTAAAGGGCAGATAAGCGGTCTTTTAGTTCATATATTAACAAATTTTATTATCGGCTACTTAGGCTTAAAGATAGGAAGCAAAAAAGGAGAAGAATTCCATCTTTCTGATTTAGCGAAGCTTTATAAAAGACAGCCTTTGGGAGAAAGTCCTAAAATCTTAGATACCAGTGTGATAATAGATGGCAGAATAGCTGACATCTGTGAAACTGGTTTCATTGAGGGAACATTTATAATACCCCAATTTATTCTTCAAGAATTACAGCATATTGCCGATTCTTCTGATTCAATTAAGCGAACCAGGGGCAGGAGAGGTTTAGATATTTTGAATAAGATGCAAAAACAGGTCGACCTTGATGTGAGAATTGTCGAACATGATTTTCCAAAGATAAAGGATGTCGATACTAAGCTGGTAGCCCTGGCTAAAGAAATGAACGCAAAGGTTATTACTAATGATTTCAACCTGAACAAGGTGGCAGAACTTCAGGGGATCTCTGTCTTAAATATAAACCAACTTGCAAATGCTCTCAAACCCGTGGTTCTACCGGGTGAGGTTATGAATGTCAGAATACTGAAAGAGGGTAAGGAATCAGGGCAGGGGGTGGCATATCTCGATGATGGTACTATGGTTATAGTAGATAATGCTAAAAAGCATATGGGGAAAAACATTGAGGTAACTGTAACCAGTGTTCTTCAAACTACTGCTGGGAGGATGATTTTTACTGAATTAAAAGACGAAGCACCGGCTGAGCTTGTTCATAATTTAGGGTACTAG
- a CDS encoding CarD family transcriptional regulator, producing the protein MFKIGDIAVYPSHGVGVIQSIENKKIFDNEQTFFIFRILDSDMTIMIPINNIAMVGLRRVIHLEEVPKVYDILKKKDIEIENQTWNRRYREYMQKIKSGSVFEVAEVLRDLFILKLEKDLSFGERKMLDAARNLLVKELSIAQNSSEKIIEDNIMSIFNC; encoded by the coding sequence ATGTTTAAGATTGGAGATATAGCAGTATATCCTTCCCATGGCGTAGGGGTTATTCAGTCTATCGAGAACAAAAAGATTTTCGATAATGAACAGACATTCTTTATATTCAGGATATTAGACAGTGATATGACTATAATGATTCCGATAAATAATATTGCAATGGTTGGTTTAAGAAGGGTGATTCACCTGGAAGAAGTTCCCAAAGTATACGACATATTAAAAAAGAAGGATATTGAGATTGAAAATCAAACATGGAATAGAAGATATCGTGAGTATATGCAGAAGATTAAGAGCGGTTCAGTATTTGAGGTTGCCGAGGTTCTCAGAGACCTCTTCATCTTAAAATTAGAAAAGGACCTTTCTTTTGGAGAAAGAAAGATGTTAGATGCTGCCAGGAACCTTTTGGTAAAAGAACTCTCCATCGCTCAAAATAGTTCTGAAAAGATAATAGAAGATAACATTATGAGTATTTTTAATTGTTAG
- a CDS encoding FAD/NAD(P)-binding protein: protein MIVEAKKDKNDSVMEEGNVYVPHVMRIEKVIQETQNIKTFHFNFKDETQKAQFGFKSGQFAEYSVFGIGEATFCISSSPTRMDHLEFSVMKVGKVTQAIHELQEGDEIGFRGPYGNWFPLDLIQGKNLVFVGGGIGLAPLRSLIWNVLDNRNIYKDIVILYGARSPADLSFKYDLEAWEKDDRVNMYTTVDRGDDSWTGRVGLIPPVLEEISPSPENTVAITCGPPIMIKFTLQSLEKLGFTNDQIITTLEMRMKCGIGKCGRCNIGNIYVCKDGPVFTCDQIRNFLSDEF, encoded by the coding sequence ATGATAGTTGAAGCTAAAAAGGATAAAAACGATTCGGTAATGGAAGAGGGAAACGTCTATGTGCCTCATGTGATGAGGATTGAAAAGGTAATCCAGGAAACCCAGAATATTAAAACCTTTCATTTTAATTTCAAGGACGAAACCCAGAAGGCTCAATTCGGATTTAAATCCGGACAGTTCGCTGAATACTCTGTATTTGGGATAGGAGAAGCCACCTTCTGTATATCTTCAAGTCCCACAAGGATGGACCACTTGGAATTTAGTGTAATGAAGGTAGGAAAAGTAACCCAGGCTATCCATGAACTCCAGGAAGGAGACGAGATAGGTTTTAGGGGACCATATGGGAACTGGTTTCCTTTAGATTTGATTCAGGGCAAGAATCTTGTCTTTGTTGGTGGAGGGATTGGTTTGGCGCCTTTGAGGTCTTTGATCTGGAATGTCCTTGATAACCGTAATATTTACAAGGACATAGTTATCCTGTACGGTGCAAGAAGCCCGGCAGACCTATCTTTCAAATATGACTTAGAGGCATGGGAGAAAGATGATAGAGTGAATATGTATACCACTGTGGACAGGGGAGATGATAGCTGGACCGGCAGAGTGGGACTTATCCCGCCAGTTTTAGAAGAGATAAGTCCCTCTCCAGAGAATACCGTAGCTATTACCTGTGGTCCTCCCATAATGATAAAGTTTACACTGCAATCGTTAGAAAAATTGGGATTCACCAATGACCAGATAATAACCACCCTGGAAATGAGAATGAAATGCGGTATAGGTAAATGTGGAAGATGCAACATTGGAAATATATACGTATGTAAAGATGGTCCTGTCTTTACATGTGACCAGATCCGTAATTTCCTTTCTGATGAGTTTTAA
- a CDS encoding 4Fe-4S dicluster domain-containing protein encodes MGYKKIRKDQLNTFLRELRKDYAVVLPSRSGGQVAFSTWGGENTDFLDWYKNTVIPPKALFFPPVEEMFRFRKGEDGYAIEELMPDRGQQIVFGIRPCDSRALKIIDMLFADTYRDPYYLRRRENSLLIGLGCNEPCDTCFCASMDISPGQSEDVDILCTDVSDSLLIEPISERGNNLLSRMSGLSGAGSEEESKAKELRKSAKERIAREINLSGLQEKMRSNFENRGYWEKVSKKCMACGICTYVCPTCHCFDINDENRKKEGKRVRSWDSCKFPLFTRMPMENPRHEKWRRMRQRYHHKFEYYPMNFGAIACTGCGRCIRECPVNVDVTEIIGGI; translated from the coding sequence ATGGGCTATAAGAAGATCAGAAAAGACCAACTAAATACGTTTCTTAGGGAACTGAGGAAAGACTATGCAGTAGTTTTGCCTTCCCGGTCAGGAGGACAGGTAGCTTTCAGTACCTGGGGTGGTGAAAATACGGATTTTCTTGACTGGTATAAGAATACGGTTATACCCCCCAAAGCCCTTTTTTTCCCCCCTGTAGAGGAGATGTTTCGTTTTCGTAAGGGGGAAGATGGATATGCGATAGAGGAGTTAATGCCTGATAGAGGGCAGCAGATTGTCTTTGGCATAAGGCCATGTGATTCCAGGGCTTTAAAGATCATAGATATGTTATTTGCCGATACCTACAGGGATCCTTATTACCTCAGAAGAAGGGAAAATAGTCTCCTTATTGGTTTGGGCTGTAACGAACCTTGCGATACCTGTTTTTGTGCCTCCATGGACATCTCTCCAGGGCAGTCTGAAGATGTAGATATACTGTGTACGGATGTTAGCGATAGCCTTTTAATAGAGCCTATATCCGAGAGAGGGAATAATCTCTTGTCAAGGATGAGTGGGCTCTCTGGTGCTGGCAGTGAGGAAGAATCAAAGGCAAAAGAGCTGAGAAAATCGGCAAAAGAGAGAATAGCCAGAGAGATAAACTTGTCTGGATTACAGGAGAAGATGAGGTCAAATTTTGAAAACAGGGGGTATTGGGAGAAGGTGTCAAAGAAATGCATGGCATGCGGCATATGCACCTATGTATGCCCAACCTGTCATTGCTTTGATATAAATGATGAAAATAGGAAGAAGGAAGGCAAAAGGGTCAGAAGCTGGGATAGCTGTAAGTTTCCATTGTTTACCAGAATGCCTATGGAGAACCCCCGTCATGAAAAATGGAGGCGAATGAGACAGAGGTATCACCATAAGTTTGAATATTATCCTATGAATTTCGGTGCCATAGCCTGTACGGGATGTGGAAGGTGCATAAGAGAATGTCCTGTGAATGTGGATGTTACGGAGATAATAGGAGGGATTTAA
- a CDS encoding 4Fe-4S dicluster domain-containing protein, which yields MENRLKEEARKLLKEGKVDYIVGYGKGTVKFRTSPLITNREDDLEGLVINPFIVNNLCRYTTEIKGKLGIVVKGCDSRSLVSLMQDNKVNRDEMVILGIPCEGVVDIKKLEEQIGADIDQVKEIDKEGDNLILQMDGSKKTVPFRDVIFDKCFGCEHPTPLEYDMLLGSEVSPRVQIEKSLKKIKEFEGINAPERWRYWKEQFSKCIRCYACRNVCPACFCERCFVDVNIPQWIATYGSWQDNLVFQLIRTLHVAGRCSDCGECERSCPVGIPLRSLQRKMVEEVKCLFNHETGVDKDASPVFTHYEATDPEEFIK from the coding sequence ATGGAGAATAGATTAAAAGAAGAGGCCAGGAAGCTCTTAAAGGAAGGTAAAGTTGACTACATAGTGGGGTATGGAAAGGGAACCGTTAAGTTTAGAACTTCCCCATTGATAACGAATAGAGAAGATGATCTTGAAGGTCTGGTTATTAATCCTTTTATAGTAAATAATCTGTGCAGATATACTACTGAGATAAAAGGGAAGTTAGGGATAGTAGTAAAGGGCTGTGATTCCCGGTCTCTTGTGAGCCTGATGCAGGACAATAAAGTAAACAGGGATGAAATGGTAATATTGGGAATCCCCTGCGAGGGAGTTGTTGATATAAAGAAATTAGAGGAACAAATAGGTGCAGATATTGATCAGGTAAAGGAGATAGATAAGGAAGGCGATAACCTTATTCTACAAATGGATGGTTCGAAAAAGACAGTTCCCTTTAGAGATGTGATCTTTGACAAGTGTTTTGGATGTGAGCACCCAACGCCTCTCGAATACGACATGCTCTTAGGCAGTGAAGTATCTCCAAGAGTTCAAATAGAAAAGAGTCTGAAAAAGATAAAAGAATTTGAAGGTATAAATGCTCCGGAGAGATGGAGGTATTGGAAGGAACAGTTCAGTAAATGTATTCGCTGCTATGCCTGCAGAAATGTTTGTCCTGCATGCTTCTGCGAAAGATGTTTTGTCGATGTAAACATCCCGCAATGGATTGCTACATACGGAAGTTGGCAGGACAATCTCGTATTTCAATTGATAAGGACCCTCCATGTTGCAGGAAGGTGTTCAGACTGTGGAGAATGTGAACGGTCGTGCCCTGTGGGGATCCCTTTGAGAAGTTTGCAGAGGAAGATGGTGGAAGAGGTCAAATGTCTTTTCAATCATGAGACAGGTGTGGACAAGGATGCTTCCCCGGTCTTTACCCATTATGAAGCTACAGATCCAGAGGAATTTATTAAATAA
- a CDS encoding hydrogenase iron-sulfur subunit: MEETKWEPKVVGFLCHWCSYAGADLTGSARLEYPHNIRIIRVPCSGRIDPMFILMALQNGLDGVLVSGCHPGDCHYQSGNFHARRKFAVTRKLLEYVGIEPERVQFSWVAASEGPKMAQVVKEFVEGVRKVGPNRLFKDEIKDGE, translated from the coding sequence ATGGAAGAGACAAAATGGGAACCAAAGGTAGTGGGGTTTTTGTGTCACTGGTGTAGTTATGCTGGTGCAGACCTGACCGGTTCAGCTCGTCTGGAATACCCCCATAACATAAGGATCATAAGAGTTCCCTGTTCTGGAAGGATAGACCCTATGTTTATTCTAATGGCACTGCAAAACGGGCTTGACGGTGTTTTGGTTTCTGGTTGCCACCCGGGAGATTGCCATTATCAGTCTGGGAATTTTCATGCAAGAAGAAAATTTGCAGTGACCAGGAAGCTCCTTGAATACGTTGGGATTGAACCGGAGAGGGTTCAATTTAGCTGGGTTGCTGCATCTGAAGGGCCTAAAATGGCTCAGGTAGTAAAGGAATTTGTGGAGGGAGTGAGGAAGGTAGGCCCTAACAGACTTTTTAAGGATGAGATAAAAGATGGAGAATAG